The following are from one region of the Salvia hispanica cultivar TCC Black 2014 chromosome 1, UniMelb_Shisp_WGS_1.0, whole genome shotgun sequence genome:
- the LOC125201147 gene encoding ATG8-interacting protein 1-like isoform X1, with the protein MADNEEAKEIGPRGNEWEVVSLTASAYAAAPGPEPVDSSEDSIMMLDKHEGETSNAMFMSGHFVFPPNQHENLPIEPEFNEVDSEKGGEDDVSQLGIEDRVKSDPKDEDSATIEGLMTEEFPGIQVLDIKGNTLSLGGADLGKDMAFDKAQSIYTPSEFSLLNSETAMGISNNSGDGAGTDDSVEPLDASVDPDLPNFQKAVEGGKYDDADLPCEAWWKRRALSVYAHAKEANTVWSIFLAAAVMGLVIIGHQWQHERWQILQRRIQFGINDEKMSRLLAPISRLKDVVIGGHRRGSLIRGSASSER; encoded by the exons ATGGCCGATAATGAAGAAGCGAAGGAAATTGGTCCAAGGGGAAATGAGTGGGAAGTTGTATCGCTCACCGCGTCTGCATATGCTGCTGCTCCTGGACCCGAACCAGTTGACTCAAGCGAAGATAGCATAATGATGTTAGATAAGCACGAGGGTGAAACTTCAAATGCCATGTTTATGTCTGGCCATTTTGTTTTTCCTCCAAACCAGCACGAGAATTTGCCAATTGAACCTGAATTCAACGAAGTGGACAGTGAAAAGggtggagaagatgatgtttCTCAGTTGGGTATAGAGGATAGAGTTAAATCAGATCCGAAGGATGAAGACAGTGCAACTATTGAAGGACTCATGACTGAGGAGTTTCCTGGAATTCAGGTACTTGATATAAAAGGTAACACACTATCTCTAGGTGGAGCGGATCTGGGAAAAGATATGGCCTTTGACAAAGCGCAAAGTATTTACACCCCTTCGGAGTTTAGTTTGTTAAATAGTGAAACGGCCATGGGCATATCCAATAATAGTGGGGACGGTGCAGGAACTGATGATTCAGTTGAACCTCTTGATGCCTCTGTGGATCCTGACTTGCCAAATTTCCAGAAGGCCGTGGAGGGGGGCAAATATGATGATGCTGACCTTCCTTGTGAAGCTTGGTGGAAAAGACGGGCCTTATCAGTGTATGCTCATGCAAAAGAAGCAAATACGGTCTGGTCTATTTTCCTTGCAGCAGCTGTTATGGGACTTGTAATTATCGGCCACCAGTGGCAGCACGAAAGGTGGCAGATTTTGCAACGTAGGATACAGTTTGGTATTAATGATGAG AAGATGAGCAGGTTGCTTGCTCCCATATCCCGCCTTAAAGACGTTGTAATTGGTGGCCACAGACGGGGTTCACTGATTAGAGGGAGCGCCTCATCAGAACGCTAA
- the LOC125201147 gene encoding ATG8-interacting protein 1-like isoform X3, with product MADNEEAKEIGPRGNEWEVVSLTASAYAAAPGPEPVDSSEDSIMMLDKHEGETSNAMFMSGHFVFPPNQHENLPIEPEFNEVDSEKGGEDDVSQLGIEDRVKSDPKDEDSATIEGLMTEEFPGIQVLDIKGNTLSLGGADLGKDMAFDKAQRTDDSVEPLDASVDPDLPNFQKAVEGGKYDDADLPCEAWWKRRALSVYAHAKEANTVWSIFLAAAVMGLVIIGHQWQHERWQILQRRIQFGINDEKMSRLLAPISRLKDVVIGGHRRGSLIRGSASSER from the exons ATGGCCGATAATGAAGAAGCGAAGGAAATTGGTCCAAGGGGAAATGAGTGGGAAGTTGTATCGCTCACCGCGTCTGCATATGCTGCTGCTCCTGGACCCGAACCAGTTGACTCAAGCGAAGATAGCATAATGATGTTAGATAAGCACGAGGGTGAAACTTCAAATGCCATGTTTATGTCTGGCCATTTTGTTTTTCCTCCAAACCAGCACGAGAATTTGCCAATTGAACCTGAATTCAACGAAGTGGACAGTGAAAAGggtggagaagatgatgtttCTCAGTTGGGTATAGAGGATAGAGTTAAATCAGATCCGAAGGATGAAGACAGTGCAACTATTGAAGGACTCATGACTGAGGAGTTTCCTGGAATTCAGGTACTTGATATAAAAGGTAACACACTATCTCTAGGTGGAGCGGATCTGGGAAAAGATATGGCCTTTGACAAAGCGCAAA GAACTGATGATTCAGTTGAACCTCTTGATGCCTCTGTGGATCCTGACTTGCCAAATTTCCAGAAGGCCGTGGAGGGGGGCAAATATGATGATGCTGACCTTCCTTGTGAAGCTTGGTGGAAAAGACGGGCCTTATCAGTGTATGCTCATGCAAAAGAAGCAAATACGGTCTGGTCTATTTTCCTTGCAGCAGCTGTTATGGGACTTGTAATTATCGGCCACCAGTGGCAGCACGAAAGGTGGCAGATTTTGCAACGTAGGATACAGTTTGGTATTAATGATGAG AAGATGAGCAGGTTGCTTGCTCCCATATCCCGCCTTAAAGACGTTGTAATTGGTGGCCACAGACGGGGTTCACTGATTAGAGGGAGCGCCTCATCAGAACGCTAA
- the LOC125201147 gene encoding ATG8-interacting protein 1-like isoform X2: protein MADNEEAKEIGPRGNEWEVVSLTASAYAAAPGPEPVDSSEDSIMMLDKHEGETSNAMFMSGHFVFPPNQHENLPIEPEFNEVDSEKGGEDDVSQLGIEDRVKSDPKDEDSATIEGLMTEEFPGIQVLDIKGNTLSLGGADLGKDMAFDKAQSIYTPSEFSLLNSETAMGISNNSGDGAGTDDSVEPLDASVDPDLPNFQKAVEGGKYDDADLPCEAWWKRRALSVYAHAKEANTVWSIFLAAAVMGLVIIGHQWQHERWQILQRRIQFGINDEMSRLLAPISRLKDVVIGGHRRGSLIRGSASSER from the exons ATGGCCGATAATGAAGAAGCGAAGGAAATTGGTCCAAGGGGAAATGAGTGGGAAGTTGTATCGCTCACCGCGTCTGCATATGCTGCTGCTCCTGGACCCGAACCAGTTGACTCAAGCGAAGATAGCATAATGATGTTAGATAAGCACGAGGGTGAAACTTCAAATGCCATGTTTATGTCTGGCCATTTTGTTTTTCCTCCAAACCAGCACGAGAATTTGCCAATTGAACCTGAATTCAACGAAGTGGACAGTGAAAAGggtggagaagatgatgtttCTCAGTTGGGTATAGAGGATAGAGTTAAATCAGATCCGAAGGATGAAGACAGTGCAACTATTGAAGGACTCATGACTGAGGAGTTTCCTGGAATTCAGGTACTTGATATAAAAGGTAACACACTATCTCTAGGTGGAGCGGATCTGGGAAAAGATATGGCCTTTGACAAAGCGCAAAGTATTTACACCCCTTCGGAGTTTAGTTTGTTAAATAGTGAAACGGCCATGGGCATATCCAATAATAGTGGGGACGGTGCAGGAACTGATGATTCAGTTGAACCTCTTGATGCCTCTGTGGATCCTGACTTGCCAAATTTCCAGAAGGCCGTGGAGGGGGGCAAATATGATGATGCTGACCTTCCTTGTGAAGCTTGGTGGAAAAGACGGGCCTTATCAGTGTATGCTCATGCAAAAGAAGCAAATACGGTCTGGTCTATTTTCCTTGCAGCAGCTGTTATGGGACTTGTAATTATCGGCCACCAGTGGCAGCACGAAAGGTGGCAGATTTTGCAACGTAGGATACAGTTTGGTATTAATGATGAG ATGAGCAGGTTGCTTGCTCCCATATCCCGCCTTAAAGACGTTGTAATTGGTGGCCACAGACGGGGTTCACTGATTAGAGGGAGCGCCTCATCAGAACGCTAA
- the LOC125201147 gene encoding ATG8-interacting protein 1-like isoform X4, whose translation MADNEEAKEIGPRGNEWEVVSLTASAYAAAPGPEPVDSSEDSIMMLDKHEGETSNAMFMSGHFVFPPNQHENLPIEPEFNEVDSEKGGEDDVSQLGIEDRVKSDPKDEDSATIEGLMTEEFPGIQVLDIKGTDDSVEPLDASVDPDLPNFQKAVEGGKYDDADLPCEAWWKRRALSVYAHAKEANTVWSIFLAAAVMGLVIIGHQWQHERWQILQRRIQFGINDEKMSRLLAPISRLKDVVIGGHRRGSLIRGSASSER comes from the exons ATGGCCGATAATGAAGAAGCGAAGGAAATTGGTCCAAGGGGAAATGAGTGGGAAGTTGTATCGCTCACCGCGTCTGCATATGCTGCTGCTCCTGGACCCGAACCAGTTGACTCAAGCGAAGATAGCATAATGATGTTAGATAAGCACGAGGGTGAAACTTCAAATGCCATGTTTATGTCTGGCCATTTTGTTTTTCCTCCAAACCAGCACGAGAATTTGCCAATTGAACCTGAATTCAACGAAGTGGACAGTGAAAAGggtggagaagatgatgtttCTCAGTTGGGTATAGAGGATAGAGTTAAATCAGATCCGAAGGATGAAGACAGTGCAACTATTGAAGGACTCATGACTGAGGAGTTTCCTGGAATTCAGGTACTTGATATAAAAG GAACTGATGATTCAGTTGAACCTCTTGATGCCTCTGTGGATCCTGACTTGCCAAATTTCCAGAAGGCCGTGGAGGGGGGCAAATATGATGATGCTGACCTTCCTTGTGAAGCTTGGTGGAAAAGACGGGCCTTATCAGTGTATGCTCATGCAAAAGAAGCAAATACGGTCTGGTCTATTTTCCTTGCAGCAGCTGTTATGGGACTTGTAATTATCGGCCACCAGTGGCAGCACGAAAGGTGGCAGATTTTGCAACGTAGGATACAGTTTGGTATTAATGATGAG AAGATGAGCAGGTTGCTTGCTCCCATATCCCGCCTTAAAGACGTTGTAATTGGTGGCCACAGACGGGGTTCACTGATTAGAGGGAGCGCCTCATCAGAACGCTAA